One window of the Xenopus tropicalis strain Nigerian chromosome 10, UCB_Xtro_10.0, whole genome shotgun sequence genome contains the following:
- the map3k3 gene encoding mitogen-activated protein kinase kinase kinase 3, producing the protein MDEQEALKSIMKDLVALQMGRRHRIPGIEAVKTKCSIQPNKQTDVRIKFEHSGERRILQFSRPVKFEEVEQKVKNVFGQQLDLYYMNNELSIPLRSQDDLDKAVDLLDRSSSMKSLRILLLSHDKNHISSSHSGIQKQVRIKASQSVGDISTVYHPAEPRSRHLSVTSQNTGRSSPPPGYVPERQQRIARQGSYTSINSEGEFIPETNEQCALDPLSSTENSISGSCQSLDQSEDSPSFRKSRMSRAQSYPDNRQDFSDRENQFSDRAGKGGTYPRRYHVSIQHKEYNDGRRTFPRIRRPQGNLFTLVPSSRSLSTNGENLGLTVQYMENRGRLRNADSENTLTVQERNISSKSPSAPINWRRGKLLGQGAFGRVYLCYDVDTGRELAAKQVQFDPDSPETSKEVSALECEIQLLKNLHHDRIVQYYGSLRDKGEKTLTIFMEYMPGGSVKDQLKAYGALTENVTRRYTRQILEGVSYLHSNMIVHRDIKGANILRDSAGNVKLGDFGASKRLQTICMSGTGIRSVTGTPYWMSPEVISGEGYGRKADVWSLGCTVVEMLTEKPPWAEYEAMAAIFKIATQPTNPQLPPNTSEQCRDFVKRILVEARQRPTAEELIRHPFAQLTF; encoded by the exons ATGG ACGAACAGGAAGCTCTGAAGTCCATTATGAAGGACCTTGTTGCCCTCCAGATGGGTAGAAGGCACAGAATACCAGGAATTGAGGCAGTAAAGACAAAGTGCAGCATACAGCCCAATAAACAG ACGGATGTCAGAATAAAGTTTGAGCACAGTGGGGAGAGAAG AATCCTACAGTTTTCTAGGCCTGTAAAGTTTGAAGAGGTGGAACAGAAAGTAAAGAATGTCTTTGGGCAACAGCTGGATCTCTATTACATGAACAATGAG CTCTCCATTCCCCTCCGAAGTCAGGATGACCTGGACAAGGCTGTGGATCTTCTGGACCGGAGTTCCAGCATGAAAAGCCTCCGGATTTTGTTGCTTTCTCATGATAAGAATCAT ATATCCTCATCCCATTCTGGTATCCAGAAGCAAGTGCGTATAAAGGCCTCTCAGTCTGTGGGAGACATTAGCACTGTGTATCACCCAGCAGAACCACGAAGCCGGCATCTCTCAGTCA CTTCTCAGAACACAGGCCGCAGCTCCCCTCCTCCTGGATACGTACCTGAAAGGCAGCAAAGAATTGCCCGCCAGGGTTCTTACACCAGCATTAACAGTGAGGGAGAGTTCATACCAGAGACCAATGAGCAGTGT GCACTGGACCCACTGAGTAGTACAGAAAATTCCATATCCGGCAGCTGCCAGTCACTTGATCAGTCGGAAGACAG CCCTTCCTTCAGGAAGTCTCGTATGTCCCGAGCCCAGAGTTATCCAGATAATAGACAAGATTTCTCAG ATCGTGAAAATCAATTCTCTGATCGAGCTGGGAAGGGTGGCACGTACCCTCGGAGGTATCATGTGTCCATTCAACATAAGGAGTATAATGATG GGCGCAGGACATTTCCTCGGATACGGCGTCCACAAGGAAACCTTTTTACACTTGTGCCATCCAGTCGTTCTTTGAGCACCAATGGAGAAAACCTTGGTTTAACTGTACAGTATATGGAAAATCGTGGTCGGCTGCGCAATGCTGATAGTGAGAATACCCTGACTGTCCAGGAGAGGAATATATCTAGCAAAT CTCCCAGTGCCCCTATAAATTGGCGTCGAGGGAAGCTTCTTGGTCAGGGAGCCTTTGGAAGGGTGTATCTGTGTTATGATGTGGATACAGGACGTGAACTGGCCGCTAAGCAAGTCCAGTTTGATCCAGACAGTCCAGAAACTAGCAAG GAGGTTAGCGCTTTGGAGTGTGAAATTCAACTGCTAAAAAACCTTCATCATGACCGAATAGTACAGTATTATGGGAGCCTGCGAGACAAAGGAGAGAAAACACTCACCATCTTTATGGAATACATGCCAGGG GGCTCAGTGAAAGATCAGCTAAAAGCTTATGGGGCTCTTACAGAGAACGTCACCCGCAGATATACACGACAGATCCTAGAGGGTGTCTCCTACCTGCACAGCAACATGATTGTGCACAGGGACATTAAGG GAGCCAACATCCTGCGGGACTCTGCAGGGAATGTGAAGCTGGGAGACTTTGGGGCAAGTAAGCGTCTCCAGACTATATGCATGTCGGGGACAGGAATCCGCTCAGTGACTGGGACACCCTATTGGATGAGCCCAGAAGTAATCAGTGGGGAGGGCTACGGGAGAAAAGCTGATGTCTG GAGCCTGGGCTGCACTGTGGTGGAAATGCTTACAGAAAAACCTCCTTGGGCTGAATATGAGGCAATGGCAGCCATATTTAAAATTGCCACACAGCCAACCAACCCACAGCTGCCTCCAAATACTTCAGAGCAATGTCGGGACTTTGTAAAACGAATACTGGTGGAAGCACGACAGAGGCCAACTGCTGAGGAACTGATTCGGCATCCATTTGCTCAGCTAACTTTTTGA
- the taco1 gene encoding translational activator of cytochrome c oxidase 1 encodes MSLVLSRICSAHRKHAFRSLLFCQEPLGRWFLPVVASQETYFHTSLMMSAGHNKWSKVKHIKGPKDEARARVFAKLSMMIKVAVREGGPNPDLNMALSQLIEQCRERNMPKTSIEAAIKGADKAKPSACVLYEGRGPGGASLLIELLTDNNNRSYAEVKLLMGKNGGVMCDGARHSFEKKGVVTVRTHDKDGGDVPLEKALELAIEAGAEDVQEEQDEEDKDIYKYICDIPSLREVRSSLSSFGLVPISSGPEFRPKTTVQLSNTDIEQASHLLDLINNHPEVIRVYDNIE; translated from the exons ATGTCTTTGGTCTTAAGTAGGATCTGCTCTGCCCATAGAAAACATGCTTTCAGGTCATTGCTCTTTTGCCAAGAACCTTTGGGTCGATGGTTCCTTCCTGTTGTTGCCTCTCAGGAGACCTACTTCCACACCTCCTTAATGATGTCTGCTGGTCACAACAAGTGGTCTAAAGTAAAACATATTAAGGGTCCCAAGGATGAAGCAAGGGCCCGGGTGTTTGCCAAACTCTCCATGATGATCAAAGTAGCAGTGAGAG AAGGAGGACCTAACCCAGACCTGAACATGGCCCTATCCCAACTGATTGAGCAGTGTCGGGAGCGGAACATGCCAAAGACTTCCATAGAGGCAGCTATCAAAGGAGCG GATAAAGCAAAACCCTCTGCCTGTGTATTGTACGAGGGACGGGGACCTGGGGGAGCTTCTCTGCTCATAGAGCTTTTAACTGACAACAACAACCGCTCCTATGCAGAGGTCAAGCTCCTGATGGGCAAAAATGG TGGGGTGATGTGTGATGGAGCCCGGCATAGTTTTGAAAAGAAAGGGGTGGTGACTGTACGGACTCATGACAAAGATGGAGGTGATGTCCCATTAGAGAAGGCCCTCGAGCTAGCAATTGAGGCTGGAGCAGAAGATGTGCAGGAAGAACAGGATGAGGAGGATAAGGATATATATAAG TACATATGTGACATACCATCCCTGAGAGAGGTGCGCTCCAGTTTGTCTTCCTTTGGATTGGTGCCAATCTCCTCGGGGCCTGAGTTCCGCCCAAAAACCACAGTGCAGCTCTCGAACACTGACATAGAACAAGCATCACATCTCTTGGATTTAATAAACAACCACCCAGAGGTTATTCGTGTCTATGATAACATTGAGTAA
- the strada gene encoding STE20-related kinase adapter protein alpha isoform X2, whose protein sequence is MGIYTPDSSCYELLTVIGRGFDDLMTVNLARYRPNAEYVCIRRVNLEFCTNDMVTFLQTELHVSKLFNHPNILPYRATFITDNELWVVTPFMAYGSAKDLICTHFTDGLSELAIAYILVGVLKALNYIHHMGYVHRSVKASHILISLDGKVYLSGLRSIHSMINHGQRLKMIHDFPKHSARVLPWLSPEVLQQNLQGYDAKSDIYSVGITACELANGHVPFKDMPATQMLLEKLNGTVPCLLDTATIPASELTMKTSRSGADSGIGEGTSSRPSNGEPSMHPYNRSFSPQFHSLVEQCLQRNPELRPSAGTLLNHSFFKQIKRRACDALPELLCPVSPITSFESARTLNPQSVLEVASGLEQLAVEDWDF, encoded by the exons ATGGGGATCTACACCCCGGACAGCAGTTGTTATGAACTGCTTACTGTGATAG GTAGAGGATTTGACGACTTGATGACTGTAAATTTAGCTCGTTACAGGCCAAATGCAGAATATGTATGTATCAGGAGGGTGAATTTGGAGTTCTGCACCAATGACATGGTTACCTTCCTGCAG ACTGAGCTCCACGTGTCCAAGTTGTTCAACCACCCCAATATACTTCCCTACAGAGCCACATTTATAACTGACAATGAGCTTTGGGTGGTTACTCCCTTTATGGCTTATG gtTCAGCCAAAGATCTAATCTGTACTCACTTTACAGATGGGTTGAGTGAGCTGGCGATCGCATACATTCTTGTAGGAGTTCTAAAAGCTTTGAATTATATCCATCATATGGGATACGTTCATAG GAGTGTGAAGGCAAGTCACATCCTCATTTCTCTGGATGGCAAGGTTTACCTCTCTGGCCTACGCAGCATCCACAGTATGATAAACCATGGGCAGCGCCTTAAGATGATACATGACTTTCCCAAGCACAGTGCCAGGGTCCTTCCCTGGCTGAGCCCAGAGGTCCTCCAGCAG aaCTTACAGGGGTATGACGCTAAATCAGATATCTACAGTGTGGGAATCACAGCATGTGAGCTTGCCAATGGCCATGTACCGTTTAAAGATATGCCAGCCACTCAG ATGCTGCTGGAAAAGTTGAACGGCACAGTCCCCTGCCTGCTGGACACAGCCACCATTCCAGCCTCCGAGCTTACTATGAAAACATCTCGTTCTGGAGCAGACTCTGGCATTGGAGAGGGGACGTCCAGTCGTCCTTCCAATGGGGAGCCATCTATGCACCCTTATAACCGCAGCTTTTCGCCGCAATTCCACAGTTTGGTGGAGCAGTGTCTACAGAGAAACCCTGAGCTGAG GCCGAGTGCAGGTACCCTCCTCAATCATTCCTTCTTCAAACAG ATAAAACGCAGAGCATGTGATGCCCTCCCAGAACTGCTTTGTCCTGTCTCGCCAATCACCAGCTTTGAATCAGCAAGAACACTGAATCCCCAGTCGGTTTTGGAAGTGGCATCTGGGTTGGAGCAACTAGCTGTAGAGGACTGGGACTTTTAG
- the strada gene encoding STE20-related kinase adapter protein alpha isoform X1, whose protein sequence is MSFLRWVSDKILVDGLRELEFFGDSHLGDSQRKTNEAASVESVASSHGPNTMGIYTPDSSCYELLTVIGRGFDDLMTVNLARYRPNAEYVCIRRVNLEFCTNDMVTFLQTELHVSKLFNHPNILPYRATFITDNELWVVTPFMAYGSAKDLICTHFTDGLSELAIAYILVGVLKALNYIHHMGYVHRSVKASHILISLDGKVYLSGLRSIHSMINHGQRLKMIHDFPKHSARVLPWLSPEVLQQNLQGYDAKSDIYSVGITACELANGHVPFKDMPATQMLLEKLNGTVPCLLDTATIPASELTMKTSRSGADSGIGEGTSSRPSNGEPSMHPYNRSFSPQFHSLVEQCLQRNPELRPSAGTLLNHSFFKQIKRRACDALPELLCPVSPITSFESARTLNPQSVLEVASGLEQLAVEDWDF, encoded by the exons ACCAATGAAGCAGCGAGTGTTGAATCCGTAGCATCCTCCCATGGTCCCAACACTATGGGGATCTACACCCCGGACAGCAGTTGTTATGAACTGCTTACTGTGATAG GTAGAGGATTTGACGACTTGATGACTGTAAATTTAGCTCGTTACAGGCCAAATGCAGAATATGTATGTATCAGGAGGGTGAATTTGGAGTTCTGCACCAATGACATGGTTACCTTCCTGCAG ACTGAGCTCCACGTGTCCAAGTTGTTCAACCACCCCAATATACTTCCCTACAGAGCCACATTTATAACTGACAATGAGCTTTGGGTGGTTACTCCCTTTATGGCTTATG gtTCAGCCAAAGATCTAATCTGTACTCACTTTACAGATGGGTTGAGTGAGCTGGCGATCGCATACATTCTTGTAGGAGTTCTAAAAGCTTTGAATTATATCCATCATATGGGATACGTTCATAG GAGTGTGAAGGCAAGTCACATCCTCATTTCTCTGGATGGCAAGGTTTACCTCTCTGGCCTACGCAGCATCCACAGTATGATAAACCATGGGCAGCGCCTTAAGATGATACATGACTTTCCCAAGCACAGTGCCAGGGTCCTTCCCTGGCTGAGCCCAGAGGTCCTCCAGCAG aaCTTACAGGGGTATGACGCTAAATCAGATATCTACAGTGTGGGAATCACAGCATGTGAGCTTGCCAATGGCCATGTACCGTTTAAAGATATGCCAGCCACTCAG ATGCTGCTGGAAAAGTTGAACGGCACAGTCCCCTGCCTGCTGGACACAGCCACCATTCCAGCCTCCGAGCTTACTATGAAAACATCTCGTTCTGGAGCAGACTCTGGCATTGGAGAGGGGACGTCCAGTCGTCCTTCCAATGGGGAGCCATCTATGCACCCTTATAACCGCAGCTTTTCGCCGCAATTCCACAGTTTGGTGGAGCAGTGTCTACAGAGAAACCCTGAGCTGAG GCCGAGTGCAGGTACCCTCCTCAATCATTCCTTCTTCAAACAG ATAAAACGCAGAGCATGTGATGCCCTCCCAGAACTGCTTTGTCCTGTCTCGCCAATCACCAGCTTTGAATCAGCAAGAACACTGAATCCCCAGTCGGTTTTGGAAGTGGCATCTGGGTTGGAGCAACTAGCTGTAGAGGACTGGGACTTTTAG
- the strada gene encoding STE20-related kinase adapter protein alpha (The RefSeq protein has 1 frameshift compared to this genomic sequence) produces the protein MGIYTPDSSCYELLTVIGRGFDDLMTVNLARYRPNAEYVCIRRVNLEFCTNDMVTFLQTELHVSKLFNHPNILPYRATFITDNELWVVTPFMAYGSAKDLICTHFTDGLSELAIAYILVGVLKALNYIHHMGYVHRSVKASHILISLDGKVYLSGLRSIHSMINHGQRLKMIHDFPKHSARVLPWLSPEVLQQNLQGYDAKSDIYSVGITACELANGHVPFKDMPATQMLLEKLNGTVPCLLDTATIPASELTMKTSRSGADSGIGEGTSSRPSNGEPSMHPYNRSFSPQFHSLVEQCLQRNPELRPSAGTLLNHSFFKQIKRRACDALPELLCPVSPITSFESARTLNPSRFWKWHLGWSN, from the exons ATGGGGATCTACACCCCGGACAGCAGTTGTTATGAACTGCTTACTGTGATAG GTAGAGGATTTGACGACTTGATGACTGTAAATTTAGCTCGTTACAGGCCAAATGCAGAATATGTATGTATCAGGAGGGTGAATTTGGAGTTCTGCACCAATGACATGGTTACCTTCCTGCAG ACTGAGCTCCACGTGTCCAAGTTGTTCAACCACCCCAATATACTTCCCTACAGAGCCACATTTATAACTGACAATGAGCTTTGGGTGGTTACTCCCTTTATGGCTTATG gtTCAGCCAAAGATCTAATCTGTACTCACTTTACAGATGGGTTGAGTGAGCTGGCGATCGCATACATTCTTGTAGGAGTTCTAAAAGCTTTGAATTATATCCATCATATGGGATACGTTCATAG GAGTGTGAAGGCAAGTCACATCCTCATTTCTCTGGATGGCAAGGTTTACCTCTCTGGCCTACGCAGCATCCACAGTATGATAAACCATGGGCAGCGCCTTAAGATGATACATGACTTTCCCAAGCACAGTGCCAGGGTCCTTCCCTGGCTGAGCCCAGAGGTCCTCCAGCAG aaCTTACAGGGGTATGACGCTAAATCAGATATCTACAGTGTGGGAATCACAGCATGTGAGCTTGCCAATGGCCATGTACCGTTTAAAGATATGCCAGCCACTCAG ATGCTGCTGGAAAAGTTGAACGGCACAGTCCCCTGCCTGCTGGACACAGCCACCATTCCAGCCTCCGAGCTTACTATGAAAACATCTCGTTCTGGAGCAGACTCTGGCATTGGAGAGGGGACGTCCAGTCGTCCTTCCAATGGGGAGCCATCTATGCACCCTTATAACCGCAGCTTTTCGCCGCAATTCCACAGTTTGGTGGAGCAGTGTCTACAGAGAAACCCTGAGCTGAG GCCGAGTGCAGGTACCCTCCTCAATCATTCCTTCTTCAAACAG ATAAAACGCAGAGCATGTGATGCCCTCCCAGAACTGCTTTGTCCTGTCTCGCCAATCACCAGCTTTGAATCAGCAAGAACACTGAATCCC AGTCGGTTTTGGAAGTGGCATCTGGGTTGGAGCAACTAG